One window of Burkholderia thailandensis E264 genomic DNA carries:
- a CDS encoding response regulator transcription factor has translation MRLLLIEDDRPIARGIQSSLEQAGFTVDMVHDGIFAEQALAQNRHELVILDLGLPGIDGMTLLSRFRQTNRHTPVIVLTARDELNDRVQGLNSGADDYMLKPFEPAELEARIRAVMRRSGPHSDMPRPEVSLGGVRLSGVDRRIFNDDKPLELSPREFAVLEMLLLRHGRVVSKAQLQDHLTHFGGDLGDTAIEVYVHRVRKKLEQCRVEIVTVRGFGYLLQEIRQTASV, from the coding sequence ATGCGACTCCTTCTGATCGAAGACGACCGCCCCATCGCACGCGGCATTCAAAGCAGCCTCGAACAAGCCGGCTTCACGGTCGACATGGTTCACGACGGCATCTTTGCCGAGCAAGCGCTCGCGCAAAACCGCCACGAGCTCGTGATCCTCGACCTCGGCCTGCCCGGCATCGACGGCATGACGCTCCTGTCGCGCTTTCGCCAGACCAACCGTCACACGCCCGTCATCGTGCTAACCGCGCGCGACGAGTTGAACGATCGCGTCCAGGGCCTCAATTCGGGCGCCGACGACTACATGCTCAAGCCGTTCGAGCCCGCCGAGCTCGAAGCGCGGATTCGCGCGGTGATGCGCCGCAGCGGCCCGCACAGCGACATGCCGCGCCCGGAAGTGTCGCTCGGCGGCGTGCGCCTGTCGGGCGTCGATCGCCGCATCTTCAACGACGACAAGCCGCTCGAACTCTCGCCGCGCGAATTCGCGGTGCTCGAAATGCTGCTGCTGCGTCACGGCCGCGTCGTCAGCAAGGCGCAACTGCAGGATCATCTGACGCACTTTGGCGGCGATCTCGGCGACACCGCGATCGAAGTCTACGTGCACCGGGTGCGCAAGAAGCTCGAGCAGTGCCGTGTCGAGATCGTCACGGTGCGCGGCTTCGGCTACCTGCTGCAGGAAATCCGCCAAACCGCGAGCGTCTGA